From Candidatus Woesearchaeota archaeon, a single genomic window includes:
- the rpiB gene encoding ribose 5-phosphate isomerase B, protein MEQDKKIYIGSDHAGFKSKEKIKKILTKLNYEYVDMGPNNDERSVDYPLFAAKVAKAVLKNESKGILICGSGTGMQIAANKIKGIRAAFSYDSYSAKMARQDNDANILTLRGRKFPSLKYKSIVKAFLETKFSGEERHQRRIEQLSKLEME, encoded by the coding sequence ATGGAACAAGATAAAAAAATATATATTGGTTCAGACCATGCAGGCTTTAAGTCAAAAGAAAAAATTAAAAAAATTCTTACTAAATTAAATTATGAATATGTGGATATGGGTCCAAACAATGATGAAAGATCAGTTGACTATCCTTTATTTGCAGCAAAAGTTGCTAAAGCAGTTTTAAAAAATGAATCAAAAGGAATTTTAATTTGTGGTTCAGGTACAGGAATGCAAATCGCTGCAAATAAAATAAAAGGAATTAGAGCTGCATTCTCATACGATTCATACTCTGCTAAAATGGCAAGACAAGACAATGATGCAAATATATTAACACTTAGAGGAAGAAAATTTCCTTCATTAAAATACAAATCAATTGTAAAGGCATTTTTAGAAACAAAATTTTCTGGAGAAGAAAGACATCAAAGAAGAATTGAACAACTTTCTAAGCTTGAAATGGAATAA